From the genome of Candidatus Desulfarcum epimagneticum, one region includes:
- the hemA gene encoding Glutamyl-tRNA reductase, with translation MLDIVLTGLNHQTARVDIRERLSFSGEEIPAALERLAGLEEASEAALISTCNRVEILMAARNADAAAAAAAEFISGFKGVDMSAFQDALYIKKEEEAVRHMFRVASSLDSMVIGEPQILGQIKSSYNAATRKKTSGVMLNRLLHRAFFVAKRVRTETGIGDHAVSISHAAVELARKIFGDLEGRRVLLIGAGEMAELAVERLIRDRVGKIQVANRTFERGVDLASTFGGEAARFEEILPCVERADIIISSTGSPEFVVQKSDIKGVMKARKNRPLFFIDIAVPRDIDPDINRLHNVYVYDIDDLKGVVDDNIEDRKAEAEKGERIIDEAVIRFMRWRESLDAAPTIVAIRNKMSAIAEAELQKTFRSLSNLSEHDRNAIRKMTESLANKFLHDPTLYLKKNHGCRRKKAMSTRLDMARKLFNLDSPGGEDPGRP, from the coding sequence ATGCTTGACATTGTGCTGACAGGGCTCAACCATCAGACCGCCCGGGTGGACATCCGGGAACGGCTTTCTTTTTCCGGGGAGGAAATCCCCGCCGCGCTGGAGCGTCTGGCCGGTCTTGAGGAGGCGAGCGAGGCGGCGCTGATCTCCACCTGCAATCGGGTGGAGATCCTCATGGCCGCCCGAAACGCCGACGCCGCGGCCGCCGCCGCAGCCGAATTCATCTCCGGTTTCAAGGGCGTGGACATGTCCGCTTTTCAAGACGCCCTGTACATTAAAAAAGAAGAAGAGGCCGTCCGCCATATGTTCCGGGTGGCCTCCAGCCTGGATTCCATGGTCATCGGCGAGCCCCAGATCCTGGGACAGATCAAGTCCTCCTACAACGCCGCCACCCGAAAAAAAACCTCGGGCGTTATGCTCAACCGGCTGCTCCACCGGGCCTTTTTCGTGGCCAAGCGGGTGCGGACCGAGACCGGCATCGGGGACCACGCCGTTTCCATCAGCCACGCCGCCGTGGAGCTGGCGCGAAAAATTTTCGGGGACCTCGAGGGCCGGAGGGTCCTTCTGATCGGGGCCGGGGAAATGGCCGAGCTTGCGGTGGAGCGCCTCATCCGGGACCGGGTGGGGAAAATACAGGTGGCCAACCGGACCTTTGAGCGCGGGGTGGACCTGGCCTCGACCTTCGGGGGAGAGGCGGCGCGGTTTGAGGAGATCCTGCCATGCGTCGAACGGGCGGATATCATCATCAGCTCCACCGGATCCCCGGAATTTGTGGTCCAAAAATCCGACATCAAGGGAGTCATGAAGGCCCGGAAAAACCGGCCCCTTTTTTTCATCGACATCGCCGTCCCCCGGGACATTGATCCGGACATCAACCGGCTTCACAATGTGTATGTCTATGACATCGACGATTTAAAGGGAGTGGTGGACGACAATATTGAAGACCGGAAAGCCGAGGCGGAGAAAGGGGAACGGATCATAGACGAGGCGGTCATCCGCTTCATGCGCTGGCGCGAAAGCCTGGACGCGGCCCCCACCATTGTGGCCATCCGGAACAAAATGAGCGCCATCGCCGAGGCCGAGTTGCAAAAAACCTTTCGCTCTCTTTCAAACCTCTCCGAACATGACCGGAACGCCATCCGAAAAATGACCGAGTCTCTGGCCAACAAATTTCTCCATGACCCCACCCTGTACTTGAAAAAAAACCACGGATGCCGCCGGAAAAAGGCCATGTCCACACGCCTGGACATGGCCAGAAAGCTGTTCAACCTGGACAGCCCGGGCGGGGAAGACCCGGGGCGCCCGTGA
- a CDS encoding C-type cytochrome biogenesis protein CcsB, whose product MIVMIETATLTAGFFYMAAAATYALYFFMKAEGFQRAGFFFFGAGFLCHCLALGGGFVQAGHAPVRNLSETLAVAAWSVAAVFLALRWRHNLKVLGIYAAPLTAVLMAAASLLPREPAQSKHIFASVWLLFHIMAIFIGEAALALACGAGILYLLQERAIKKKSHRFFFRRLPSLELIDATVYSCLAGGFVLLSIGLVTGFVYAKIIWGAFWRWDPKEVWSGITWLLYAALLHGRLTSGWRGRRAAILAIIGCLMMLFTFFGVNFFMEGHHGEFTRIKP is encoded by the coding sequence ATGATTGTTATGATTGAGACAGCGACCCTCACAGCGGGTTTTTTTTACATGGCCGCCGCCGCGACCTACGCGCTTTATTTTTTCATGAAGGCCGAAGGCTTTCAGCGAGCGGGTTTTTTTTTCTTCGGAGCCGGATTTTTATGCCACTGCCTGGCTTTGGGGGGCGGGTTTGTCCAGGCCGGTCACGCGCCGGTCCGAAACCTCTCCGAGACCCTGGCGGTGGCCGCCTGGTCGGTGGCCGCCGTGTTCCTGGCGCTTCGCTGGCGGCATAACCTTAAAGTTCTGGGCATTTACGCGGCGCCCTTGACCGCCGTTCTGATGGCCGCCGCCTCCCTTCTGCCCCGGGAGCCGGCCCAGTCCAAGCACATATTCGCCAGCGTGTGGCTCCTCTTCCACATCATGGCCATTTTCATCGGGGAGGCGGCCCTGGCCCTGGCGTGCGGGGCGGGAATTTTATACCTTTTGCAGGAGCGGGCCATCAAAAAAAAGAGCCACCGTTTTTTTTTCCGGCGCCTTCCCTCCCTGGAACTCATCGACGCCACTGTGTATTCATGCCTGGCGGGCGGATTCGTCCTGCTTTCCATCGGCCTTGTGACCGGGTTTGTGTACGCAAAAATTATATGGGGGGCGTTCTGGAGATGGGACCCCAAAGAGGTCTGGTCCGGGATCACATGGCTGCTGTACGCGGCCCTGCTCCACGGCCGCCTCACGTCCGGCTGGCGGGGCCGCCGGGCCGCGATCCTGGCCATCATCGGCTGTCTGATGATGCTGTTCACATTTTTCGGGGTGAATTTTTTCATGGAGGGCCATCACGGAGAATTCACCCGAATCAAACCATAA
- a CDS encoding conserved membrane hypothetical protein (Evidence 4 : Unknown function but conserved in other organisms): MIEDNDKKYFRAAVIWILCCAVFRFFYSQTFPLAPDEANYWQWSRHLAMGYHDQAPLLAWAIKCGTLLLGHSEMGVRLPSVLSMLAASLFLAAISGRWISKKAAFYTALLTQGIPEFNVGGLLATPDGLQAAAWAGAVYHGAAAYEKDEWRQWLACGFWFGFGMLSKYTMVLFLPSAFLYGLLSSPRRKRLAGIRPYAGVALGLLMFAPVVIWNAQNDWNSLRHVAYIGGANESPALHWRYIGDFFASQAALLSPLVFILVLAAWGRFLWKREMMKNETLSFLFFTSFPMFAFFTLLSLHTRVYGNWPGAAYLSASVMVAAFFSRASRPFSPAGEPGPGRQRIWKWAVATACLFSGLILLHTAWPVLPVPGKLDRTATEISGWPQAGARAHEILKTMPAPENAFVFGLSYQMASELAFYVPGRPRTVSINRWKRPNVYDYWQNDADLMGRNAVGVTERPGDHLARLGQVFERVEPAGELDIFRKPVFYPRRSDKEPVKTYYFYRAYGFKGGTRWLPPNPSDIRVSKSR, translated from the coding sequence ATGATTGAGGACAACGACAAAAAATATTTCCGGGCGGCCGTGATATGGATCCTTTGCTGCGCGGTCTTCCGTTTTTTTTACTCCCAGACCTTTCCCCTTGCCCCGGACGAGGCCAACTACTGGCAGTGGAGCCGCCACCTGGCCATGGGATACCATGACCAGGCGCCTCTCCTGGCCTGGGCCATCAAGTGCGGGACCCTGCTTCTGGGCCACTCTGAAATGGGGGTGAGGCTCCCTTCCGTTTTGTCCATGCTGGCGGCCTCCCTGTTCCTCGCGGCCATTTCCGGCCGATGGATCAGCAAAAAAGCCGCCTTTTACACGGCCCTGCTCACCCAGGGCATTCCGGAGTTCAACGTCGGCGGCCTTCTGGCCACCCCCGACGGCCTCCAGGCCGCGGCCTGGGCGGGCGCGGTCTATCACGGCGCGGCGGCGTATGAAAAAGACGAGTGGCGCCAGTGGCTGGCCTGCGGGTTCTGGTTCGGATTCGGGATGCTGAGCAAATACACCATGGTCCTGTTTCTCCCATCGGCCTTTCTTTACGGGCTTTTGTCATCCCCGCGCCGGAAAAGACTGGCGGGAATCCGCCCTTACGCCGGGGTCGCGCTGGGCCTTTTGATGTTTGCGCCCGTGGTCATCTGGAACGCCCAAAACGACTGGAACTCCCTGCGCCACGTGGCTTACATCGGCGGGGCCAACGAGTCCCCGGCCCTTCACTGGCGATATATCGGCGACTTTTTCGCCTCCCAGGCGGCGTTGCTTTCCCCCCTTGTCTTTATCCTGGTCCTGGCGGCGTGGGGCCGGTTTCTTTGGAAAAGGGAGATGATGAAAAACGAGACCCTGTCTTTTCTATTCTTCACATCGTTTCCCATGTTCGCGTTTTTCACGCTCTTAAGCCTCCATACCCGGGTGTATGGAAACTGGCCCGGGGCCGCCTATCTCTCCGCTTCGGTCATGGTCGCGGCGTTTTTTTCCCGCGCCTCCCGGCCTTTCTCTCCGGCGGGGGAGCCGGGACCCGGACGCCAAAGGATATGGAAATGGGCCGTTGCCACAGCGTGCCTGTTTTCCGGGCTGATTCTTCTCCACACCGCCTGGCCGGTATTGCCGGTCCCGGGAAAACTGGACCGCACGGCCACGGAGATATCCGGCTGGCCCCAGGCCGGGGCGAGGGCCCATGAAATTTTAAAGACCATGCCGGCCCCCGAAAACGCCTTTGTCTTCGGGCTCTCCTACCAGATGGCCAGCGAGCTGGCTTTCTATGTCCCGGGACGGCCCCGGACGGTTTCCATCAACAGGTGGAAGCGGCCCAATGTGTACGACTACTGGCAAAACGACGCCGACCTCATGGGCCGGAACGCTGTGGGGGTGACCGAACGGCCCGGCGATCATCTCGCCAGGCTGGGCCAGGTGTTTGAAAGGGTGGAGCCGGCGGGGGAGCTGGACATCTTCAGAAAGCCCGTGTTTTATCCCCGGAGGTCGGACAAAGAGCCGGTGAAAACCTATTACTTTTACCGGGCATACGGTTTCAAAGGGGGAACCCGCTGGCTTCCCCCGAACCCTTCGGATATTCGGGTTTCCAAATCCCGGTAA
- the pncB gene encoding Nicotinate phosphoribosyltransferase yields MDTVFSISISEMGDFMSAEKTKKGRPLFADMYSFSMAQGYFLNRMDQNVVFDMFFRRQPFGGGFTIFAGLEEVVDEILNIRFSPQDMAYLESLGVFKKTFLDFLKGFRFKGDIYAMREGTAVFPNEPLIRIHGTLMETQLIEGMLLNYINFQSLIATKSARIVLAANGGRVVEFGLRRAHGVDGAISGTRAAYIGGAFATSNMEAGRKLGIPVAGTMAHSWVMSFETELEAFEKYAEIYPDSCVLLADTYDTLNSGTPNAARVLGRLKKKGKKNFGIRLDSGDLEYLSKESRKILDKNDLKEAVIFASNEVDEWIIKHLVRENAAIDAWGVGTKLITGDQDPSLTGVYKLSAKQGPKGWVPRMKITNNPEKMSNPGVKEAHRFYDPHGHALGDLICLAGEEPGLLKKIKSRKPIRFCHPSVDFFEFNLQGYAEAKKLLNPIVSKGERVGPPTPLPDIQKTAADELESLDATYKRLINPHIYKVSVSRRLKKEKKALIKKALERRPGGASPGKATD; encoded by the coding sequence ATGGACACGGTCTTTTCTATAAGTATTTCAGAAATGGGGGATTTTATGAGCGCTGAAAAAACAAAAAAAGGGCGGCCGCTTTTCGCGGACATGTATTCCTTTTCCATGGCGCAGGGATACTTTCTGAATCGCATGGACCAAAACGTGGTGTTCGACATGTTTTTCAGGCGCCAGCCCTTCGGAGGGGGCTTCACCATCTTCGCCGGACTGGAGGAGGTGGTGGATGAAATTTTAAATATCCGCTTTTCTCCCCAGGACATGGCCTACCTGGAGTCTTTGGGCGTTTTCAAAAAGACGTTTCTGGACTTTTTGAAAGGCTTTCGTTTCAAAGGCGACATTTACGCCATGCGGGAAGGAACCGCGGTTTTCCCCAACGAGCCCCTGATCCGAATCCACGGAACCCTCATGGAGACCCAGCTCATTGAGGGAATGCTTTTGAACTATATCAATTTTCAGTCGCTCATCGCCACCAAGAGCGCCCGGATCGTCCTGGCGGCCAACGGCGGTCGGGTCGTGGAGTTTGGCCTGAGGCGGGCCCACGGCGTGGACGGCGCCATATCCGGAACCCGGGCCGCTTACATCGGCGGGGCCTTCGCCACCTCGAACATGGAGGCCGGCAGAAAACTGGGCATCCCCGTGGCCGGGACCATGGCCCACAGCTGGGTCATGAGTTTTGAAACAGAGCTGGAGGCCTTTGAAAAATACGCCGAGATATACCCGGACTCGTGCGTGCTTCTGGCGGACACCTACGACACCCTGAATTCCGGGACCCCCAACGCGGCGCGGGTCCTTGGAAGGCTTAAAAAAAAAGGGAAAAAAAATTTCGGCATACGGCTGGACAGCGGCGACCTGGAGTATCTGAGCAAGGAGTCGAGAAAAATTCTGGATAAAAATGATCTGAAAGAGGCCGTGATTTTCGCCTCCAACGAGGTGGACGAATGGATCATCAAGCATCTGGTCCGGGAAAACGCGGCCATCGACGCGTGGGGGGTGGGCACCAAGCTGATCACCGGCGACCAGGACCCCTCCCTCACCGGGGTGTACAAGCTTTCGGCCAAACAGGGTCCAAAGGGCTGGGTCCCGCGCATGAAAATCACCAACAACCCTGAGAAAATGTCCAACCCGGGCGTTAAAGAGGCGCACCGGTTCTATGATCCCCACGGCCACGCGCTGGGTGACCTCATCTGCCTGGCCGGAGAGGAGCCCGGTCTTTTGAAAAAAATAAAAAGCCGAAAGCCGATTCGCTTCTGCCATCCCAGCGTGGATTTTTTCGAATTCAATCTCCAGGGTTACGCGGAGGCGAAAAAACTTTTGAACCCCATCGTCTCAAAGGGGGAAAGGGTCGGGCCCCCGACGCCTCTTCCGGATATCCAAAAAACGGCCGCGGACGAGCTGGAATCCCTGGACGCCACATACAAGAGGCTGATCAATCCCCACATATACAAGGTCAGCGTCTCCCGGCGGCTGAAAAAGGAAAAAAAGGCCCTGATCAAAAAAGCCCTTGAGCGGCGCCCGGGGGGCGCCTCCCCAGGGAAGGCAACCGATTAA
- a CDS encoding Chromosome segregation protein SMC has protein sequence MRIDRLDLMAYGPFTGKSLDLSDGNFGLHLIYGDNEAGKSVSLRALSAWLFGVPARTRDNFLHNNPQLRVGGKLRLSDGRTLEFVRRKGNKGAVLEWGGDRALDDSVLDPFLPGGIDAALFSRLWGIDHAELSAGGRELLAQSGDLGQALFSAALGSASLRGILADLKNGAEALFKPLGKKTPVNQAIARFKQARKKIRDAALSAERWERLKKDLAAASADIARTEKAIDEKSKEKSRLDRLGRVRGALAERRAALARLRELGDGPLLPEDFDEKRKTAARDLQMAREAGERARAALSRLEEESASLHVRDGILENEDSILALYRGLGAVEKNLRDRPGQDAKRRLLRGEAETLLKAARPDVSLDAADALRPLLNSKKWISGLARKRALLDQKEDQARRALKDVESLRESIKKELAGRSRRNLDLTELKTAVKSARRAGDADQRLADLEKRAFDEKAACENEFERLGRFPGTAKSLLKASMPMPETLDDFESKIDEWSEKIKEYGRKKQEIEEERKRSEQDLRALLMTSDLPAIADLEEARRRRSALWKLIKQTHIEKIDLEPDLEKEAAALASGSDLAIRYEQKVKAADHVSDQLRLAADQVAKRADLETKIDALQRRLSDIGKKIRKAEETLEIFEKKWINVWGPLGVAPGTPREMKQWLLKVEKLLARLQSADAVSRDRQNLAGEVGRLKDAISLQTARFGIFTDPEKMGLEGMILVCERRLETEEAALEKRRGLERSLKEARGRLEKTRDSLEALSTARSAWQREWTQAVEGLGLGENAHPERAMETLERLAAFFAKYDKSEELRRRIYGMDQVTKEFERRVFDFAESVGFRVRERDAGALASRLNRELTEARETRASLEKNEARRREIKEEIENADITIRNAGQALASLRDRAGVADDRDLAPAGERSRRRRLLTGEIHALERELSRNGDGLGVEALDQEARESDMDAIEGDLESVSSDLAELREKRDALRDRRRTLQNEIQAKDGAAAAADASEEAQGHLADMAQGAERYLRLRIAALILESRLESYRKKNQAPVLTRAGALFSRLTLGAYAGLRDELDDGGKPVLLGVRPDNRETPVDGMSDGARDQLYLALRLAALEQRLEKEEPIPFVADDILIAFDDRRSKKCLEVLSELALRTQVLLFTHHRRVIEAAGEIAGDTGPESGIYIHELV, from the coding sequence ATGAGAATCGACCGGCTGGACCTCATGGCCTATGGCCCTTTCACCGGCAAATCCCTGGACCTTTCGGATGGAAATTTCGGACTGCACCTGATTTACGGAGACAACGAGGCGGGCAAAAGCGTGTCCCTGCGGGCCCTTTCCGCCTGGCTTTTCGGGGTCCCGGCGAGAACCCGGGACAACTTTCTGCACAACAACCCCCAACTTCGCGTCGGGGGAAAACTGAGGCTTTCGGACGGAAGGACGCTGGAGTTCGTCCGCAGAAAGGGAAACAAGGGCGCGGTTTTGGAATGGGGCGGGGACCGGGCGCTGGACGATTCCGTCCTGGACCCGTTTTTGCCCGGGGGCATTGACGCGGCTCTTTTCTCCCGGCTCTGGGGAATCGACCACGCCGAACTGTCGGCCGGCGGCCGAGAGCTTCTGGCGCAGTCCGGGGATCTCGGCCAGGCCCTTTTCAGCGCGGCGCTGGGCTCCGCGAGCCTTCGCGGTATTCTGGCCGATCTTAAAAACGGCGCCGAGGCGCTTTTCAAACCCCTGGGAAAAAAAACGCCCGTGAACCAGGCCATCGCCCGGTTCAAACAGGCCCGGAAAAAAATCCGGGACGCCGCCCTTTCGGCCGAGCGGTGGGAGAGGCTGAAAAAAGACCTGGCCGCCGCGTCGGCCGACATTGCCCGGACGGAAAAGGCCATTGATGAAAAAAGCAAAGAAAAAAGCCGTCTGGACCGCCTGGGCCGGGTGAGAGGGGCTTTGGCCGAGCGCCGGGCCGCGCTGGCCCGGCTCCGGGAATTGGGGGACGGCCCCCTTTTGCCGGAAGATTTTGATGAAAAACGAAAAACGGCCGCCCGTGATCTTCAGATGGCCCGGGAGGCCGGAGAAAGGGCCCGGGCCGCGCTTTCGCGTCTGGAGGAGGAGTCCGCCTCCCTTCATGTCCGGGACGGGATTTTGGAAAACGAGGACTCCATCCTGGCCCTTTACCGGGGACTGGGCGCCGTTGAAAAAAATCTCCGTGACCGTCCGGGACAGGACGCCAAACGCCGCCTTTTGCGGGGCGAGGCCGAAACCCTGCTCAAGGCCGCGCGGCCCGATGTCTCCCTGGACGCCGCCGACGCCTTAAGGCCCCTTCTCAACAGCAAAAAATGGATTTCGGGGCTGGCGCGAAAACGCGCCCTTCTGGATCAGAAAGAGGACCAGGCCCGAAGGGCCCTGAAAGATGTCGAGAGCCTGCGGGAATCCATTAAAAAAGAGCTTGCGGGGCGCTCCCGGCGGAATTTGGACCTGACCGAATTAAAAACAGCCGTTAAGTCGGCGCGCAGGGCGGGCGACGCGGATCAACGGCTGGCGGATTTAGAAAAACGGGCCTTTGATGAAAAAGCGGCATGCGAAAACGAGTTTGAGCGGCTTGGAAGATTTCCCGGAACGGCCAAATCCCTGTTGAAGGCGTCTATGCCCATGCCTGAGACACTGGACGATTTTGAGAGCAAAATCGATGAGTGGTCTGAAAAAATAAAAGAGTATGGCCGAAAAAAACAAGAGATTGAGGAGGAGAGAAAGCGCTCGGAGCAGGATCTCAGGGCTCTTCTGATGACAAGCGACCTCCCCGCCATCGCGGACCTGGAGGAGGCGCGAAGACGCCGAAGCGCCCTATGGAAACTCATCAAACAAACGCACATCGAAAAAATCGATCTGGAACCCGATCTTGAAAAAGAGGCGGCCGCCTTGGCCTCCGGATCAGACCTCGCGATCCGGTATGAACAAAAAGTCAAGGCCGCGGATCATGTGTCGGATCAACTTCGCCTGGCGGCGGACCAGGTGGCGAAAAGGGCGGACCTGGAAACGAAGATCGACGCCCTTCAGCGGCGGCTGAGCGATATCGGCAAAAAAATCCGAAAAGCCGAAGAAACCCTTGAAATATTTGAAAAAAAATGGATCAATGTTTGGGGGCCACTGGGTGTTGCCCCGGGGACTCCCCGGGAAATGAAGCAATGGCTTCTCAAGGTGGAAAAGCTCCTCGCCCGCCTCCAGTCCGCGGACGCCGTTTCCCGGGACCGGCAAAACCTCGCCGGGGAGGTCGGGAGACTCAAGGACGCCATTTCCCTTCAGACCGCCAGGTTCGGGATATTCACAGATCCGGAGAAAATGGGTCTTGAGGGCATGATTCTCGTCTGCGAGCGGCGGCTGGAAACAGAAGAGGCGGCGCTTGAGAAAAGGCGGGGGCTGGAGCGCTCTTTGAAAGAGGCCCGGGGCCGGCTGGAAAAAACCCGGGACTCTCTTGAGGCCCTCTCAACGGCCCGGTCCGCCTGGCAGAGGGAGTGGACCCAGGCTGTGGAAGGGCTGGGGCTGGGAGAAAACGCTCACCCGGAGCGCGCCATGGAGACATTGGAGCGTCTGGCGGCCTTTTTTGCAAAATACGACAAGTCCGAGGAGCTTCGCAGGCGAATTTACGGAATGGACCAGGTGACGAAAGAGTTTGAGCGCCGGGTCTTTGATTTCGCTGAAAGCGTGGGGTTCCGCGTCCGGGAACGGGATGCCGGGGCCTTGGCGTCCCGGCTCAACCGGGAGCTGACCGAGGCGAGGGAGACGCGGGCGAGCCTGGAAAAAAACGAGGCCCGGCGCCGGGAGATCAAAGAAGAAATCGAAAACGCCGACATCACCATTCGAAACGCCGGGCAGGCGCTCGCCTCTTTGAGGGATCGGGCCGGGGTGGCCGACGACCGGGACCTGGCCCCGGCCGGGGAACGATCGCGCCGTCGGCGCCTCCTGACAGGGGAAATCCACGCGCTGGAGCGGGAGCTGTCCCGAAACGGGGACGGCCTGGGCGTCGAGGCGCTGGATCAGGAGGCCCGGGAAAGCGACATGGACGCCATTGAGGGAGACTTGGAAAGCGTTTCCTCAGACCTGGCCGAACTCAGGGAAAAACGGGACGCCCTGCGGGACCGGCGCCGGACCCTTCAAAACGAAATCCAGGCCAAAGACGGCGCCGCCGCGGCCGCCGACGCCTCGGAGGAGGCCCAGGGCCACCTGGCCGACATGGCCCAGGGCGCCGAGCGATACCTCCGCCTGCGAATCGCGGCCCTGATCCTTGAAAGCCGGCTTGAGAGCTATCGAAAAAAAAATCAGGCCCCTGTTCTGACCCGGGCGGGCGCCCTTTTTTCCAGACTCACCCTGGGCGCTTACGCGGGTCTTCGCGATGAGCTGGACGATGGGGGAAAACCTGTTCTTCTGGGCGTTCGCCCCGACAACCGGGAAACCCCTGTGGACGGGATGAGCGACGGCGCCAGGGATCAGCTCTACCTGGCGCTTCGCCTGGCGGCCCTGGAACAGCGTTTGGAAAAAGAAGAGCCCATTCCCTTTGTGGCGGACGACATTCTCATCGCCTTTGACGACCGCCGATCAAAGAAGTGCCTGGAGGTTCTTTCGGAGCTGGCCCTTCGGACCCAGGTTCTGCTTTTCACCCATCACAGGCGCGTCATTGAGGCCGCGGGGGAAATCGCCGGAGACACTGGGCCGGAATCGGGGATTTATATCCATGAGCTGGTCTGA
- a CDS encoding conserved exported hypothetical protein (Evidence 4 : Unknown function but conserved in other organisms), with product MKKGFFVTMLVGIVGALSVGCASFNPPAGMFDPYTFKDGKYLSDVENLYVIMDATSSMSQRYGSYSKLEIARDFLTAFNQSLPNLEMKSALRVQGPEVWGYLGWRYYNVNRYYNRSKDDTYLRTDIGDYSKFSFQSAINDVMGMARYDGEESDSSMAAAIAAASDDLADTKGKTALMVVTDSSGINAEAAKAAQNLVKRYGDRICVYPVFVEDVQNDNALIQKFLSISGCGFPATTRALQSEMEMARYVDKIFFVDEDGDGVSHTADKCPNTPSGAKVGSNGCWLLSTALFDTGRSVIKESAYAELNDVAKVLEDNPHATVEIQGHTDNQGSRGYNEDLSQKRADAVMAYLVDKGVALERLWARGFGASNPADGNDTEKGRSINRRVELKTIKNIYDPVYHNMYPGYYKYRHYKGYQEYYRDINERAALLKGKKQDVEPDADDDAHLYFMHKAYQQFQGKTR from the coding sequence ATGAAGAAAGGTTTTTTTGTCACAATGCTTGTCGGAATAGTCGGCGCGCTTTCTGTGGGTTGCGCGTCATTTAATCCGCCTGCGGGCATGTTTGATCCCTACACGTTCAAAGACGGCAAATACCTGTCCGATGTGGAGAATCTGTATGTGATCATGGACGCCACTTCTTCCATGTCCCAGAGATACGGGAGTTACTCCAAACTGGAAATCGCCAGGGATTTTCTCACGGCCTTTAATCAGTCGCTGCCGAATCTTGAGATGAAGTCCGCGCTCAGAGTCCAGGGGCCCGAGGTGTGGGGCTATCTGGGGTGGCGGTATTACAATGTCAACCGCTACTACAACAGAAGCAAGGATGACACATACCTCAGGACCGACATCGGCGATTACTCAAAATTTTCGTTCCAGTCGGCCATTAACGATGTGATGGGCATGGCGCGGTATGACGGCGAAGAGTCGGACTCCTCCATGGCCGCGGCCATCGCGGCGGCTTCAGACGACTTGGCCGACACAAAGGGGAAAACGGCGCTTATGGTGGTGACCGACTCCTCGGGCATCAATGCGGAAGCCGCCAAGGCGGCCCAGAACCTGGTGAAACGATATGGCGACCGAATATGCGTGTACCCGGTTTTTGTGGAAGATGTTCAAAACGACAACGCCTTGATCCAGAAATTTCTGTCCATCAGCGGATGCGGTTTCCCCGCCACCACCCGGGCGCTTCAGTCGGAAATGGAAATGGCCCGGTATGTGGACAAAATATTCTTCGTTGACGAAGACGGGGACGGGGTGAGTCACACCGCCGACAAATGCCCCAACACCCCCTCCGGCGCCAAAGTCGGCTCCAACGGCTGCTGGCTCCTTTCCACCGCCCTGTTCGACACCGGCAGATCCGTGATCAAAGAATCCGCCTACGCCGAGCTGAATGATGTGGCCAAAGTCCTGGAAGACAATCCCCACGCCACTGTGGAGATCCAGGGCCACACGGACAACCAGGGCTCCCGCGGCTATAACGAGGATCTGTCTCAGAAACGGGCCGACGCGGTGATGGCGTATCTTGTGGACAAGGGCGTGGCTCTGGAAAGGCTTTGGGCCCGGGGCTTCGGCGCTTCGAATCCCGCGGATGGAAACGACACGGAAAAAGGCCGCTCCATTAACCGGAGGGTTGAGCTGAAGACCATCAAAAACATTTATGATCCGGTTTACCACAACATGTACCCGGGATATTATAAATACAGGCATTACAAGGGATATCAGGAGTACTACAGAGACATCAATGAGCGGGCCGCTCTTCTGAAAGGTAAGAAACAGGACGTGGAGCCTGATGCGGACGATGACGCTCACCTGTACTTCATGCACAAAGCCTATCAGCAGTTCCAGGGAAAGACCCGATAA